Genomic segment of Brachyhypopomus gauderio isolate BG-103 chromosome 10, BGAUD_0.2, whole genome shotgun sequence:
tgttgaagaaTTCACGTTTGCTTGGGCAAACCAGGAACCGTATGCAGAGCTCAAAGAAGAACCAGATTATACAAGCTGTCTCAAGGATGAAGAAAGGGTCAGAGAAGGTGTTGTTGATTGTATTTGGGGTTGCACTGGGGGTTGACAGAGCCACACTTTGTGTGTGGTTGAGAGGCAGTCCCACAGTGGGAAAGACCTCAAAATCTTCACGAAACTCAGGCAGAGTCTCCATGCAAAAGATGACGATAGAGATGGCAATCACAGAGATGGACACCAGAGCAACTGCACGGGCTGCGTTCGAACTCTCAGGATACTCAAAGAGTAGCCAAAACTGTCTGTAGAACTCATTAGAAGGAAGGACAACCTCAATGTCTTTGATGAAACCTTCGTCCTCACGAAACTGTTCCATGACTTCATTTCCCAGCTCATAGAAAATGATCTCATCTGAAAAAACGTCAAAGGGAACATTTGCAGGTCTACGAATCCTTCCTCCTGACTGGTAATAGTACAGGATCCCATCGAAGCTTGGGCGATTTCGATCAAAGAAATATTCATTCCTCATTGGATCAAAGTAGCCCATTCTTTTTGAAGGGTCTCCCAATAATGTCTCAGGAAACTGGTTCAAGGTCTTCAGTCGTGTCTCAAAGCGAAGACCAGCAATGTTGATAATGATTTTctggtcatcatcatcatcaaggcCTCTTTTGTTCACAAACAGGTCCTCATAGTAATCTTTAGCCATTTTGCTGAAGATGGTCTCAGTCTGCATTCCCTCACTGTTCAATAAAAGCTTCCAATTGGATATTAAACTAGCACAGCTAGGACGCCCTGTCCTACAGTGAGGAGGCATagcaggtgatggtggtgtctCCTGACCTTTCTCCATATGGGGAGAACGTTTtggggtgtgtatgtggtttGTGTCCAGTCCACATTCTGGAATATCTAGTGTCAAAACCACCTTTTCATTCAGGTAGTCAAGGTCAACCATATCTTCAAGGTCATCCATATTGCTGTTCATATCCTCCACATTCTCAATGTCGACTAATGCCACCTCCATTCTCTCCACCCGAACAGTTATCTGCAGCCCCTGGTGACACTGAATCACAGAGCGCAGAACTCCAGCTCAGCAAAAAAGTGGTTAACTGGCTAAATTGGTTTTGTCCGCCGAGATTCACAGGAACAATCATCACATTGAGGTAACCTCCAAAAAACAAGACCTGCAAATGAAACGAAAGAGGAGTTACAGTGCATCTATGAGTCTGGTAAAAAAAACTAAAGCAGTGAATATTGGTAGTGAGATTAGGCATGATTGGTGGTGAGATTAGGCAAGGAATGATTAATTGATCCAGGACATGACATCATAGCAGGATAATGTGTGCTGTTCCTTTGAAACTGGACTCTTAagatataattaaaaaaaacctCAACAAAGAATTGACTATGTCCTTATATATTTGTGTTGGATCTGTCTTTCCAGACAGTGGACAGTACTGTCTGGTGTTGACAGGTGGAGCACATCTGAAGAAACCTCCACCTCTAGTTATCTAAGCTATCTAAGACAACCATAACTCTGTTAGCAATAGTAACCTATTCTTCCACAATTGGCTACATACCTAAAGCTTTTAAATCCATCAAAATACAACTTCGCAAGCAAGAACACTTTCAGATTTAGGTCTTGTTACAGGATCAGTAGACAAGAAGGATGTCGCTGCAGGATTTataggtgggtgggtgggtgatggGGGTATGGGAACATTGGTAAAGCTACCAAAGAAAGATGGGACAATGTACAACTCCAGTAACTTGTTGAAATTCTGTGTGAAAATGGGTGCTACCTGCTCagcaccagtggggaaccgtcagggccctctacgccctctcagagggcctaaaaatattcttaaaacataaatatatataaaataatttatccaattttattttatctacttacagtttgacaattgacatctaaacaattacaaaaatataagcaaataaattattcacccgtgtctattcaatctgtgttggaaggtaaggggttaagtggaagcctgtgagcctgtgtctccctctatcaggactgtgatgcccgctgttcgtttacagagggcctggcagttataattcagcgcaatatcagtttcaaatgacagttaaattgaccaatcatatcttccctcttagtgggcgagcttaactgtatgatgatttccgcccgctgtggagatgctagctgtcgttagggtaccaccgctagctagtttcgattcattcctttgatgtcctcgtgctcgttgtttacatattccgctcccgaggaacacggagctgtgaaccttattttgttggaaccttattttgcagtttttatagttatctagtacagatattattgtttattgcgtttctaaagctgtaatgtcgtctcagtttttttttc
This window contains:
- the kcna10a gene encoding potassium voltage-gated channel subfamily A member 10; translated protein: MEVALVDIENVEDMNSNMDDLEDMVDLDYLNEKVVLTLDIPECGLDTNHIHTPKRSPHMEKGQETPPSPAMPPHCRTGRPSCASLISNWKLLLNSEGMQTETIFSKMAKDYYEDLFVNKRGLDDDDDQKIIINIAGLRFETRLKTLNQFPETLLGDPSKRMGYFDPMRNEYFFDRNRPSFDGILYYYQSGGRIRRPANVPFDVFSDEIIFYELGNEVMEQFREDEGFIKDIEVVLPSNEFYRQFWLLFEYPESSNAARAVALVSISVIAISIVIFCMETLPEFREDFEVFPTVGLPLNHTQSVALSTPSATPNTINNTFSDPFFILETACIIWFFFELCIRFLVCPSKREFFNNIMNMIDIISIIPYFVTLVTETVTATGNTVSGQNMSLAILRIIRLVRVFRIFKLSRHSKGLQILGQTLKASMRELGLLIFFLFIGVILFSSAIYFAEVDEPKTQFVSIPDGFWWAVVTMTTVGYGDMCPITLGGKIVGTLCAIAGVLTIALPVPVIVSNFNYFYHRETEQEEKNPVASIADQVPKSGSNTNQGSSTTLNKVNGNSQSDKAKE